The Rhodothermaceae bacterium genome includes a region encoding these proteins:
- a CDS encoding ATP-binding protein: MNPKGLSELIALGEGFTTEFKRSSTSGLGREICAFANATGGTILLGVEDNGDLCGVANHNRLKSEIQSIARSADPPVAVEIESAGEVL; this comes from the coding sequence TTCTGAACTGATTGCTCTCGGTGAAGGGTTTACAACTGAGTTCAAACGCTCCAGCACTTCTGGACTCGGACGCGAGATATGCGCCTTTGCCAATGCTACCGGCGGAACGATTCTTCTTGGCGTGGAAGACAATGGCGACCTATGTGGAGTTGCCAATCACAATCGCCTGAAATCCGAAATCCAGTCAATCGCCCGTTCCGCCGACCCTCCCGTTGCGGTGGAAATCGAAAGTGCAGGCGAGGTGCTTTGA